One region of Fimbriimonadaceae bacterium genomic DNA includes:
- a CDS encoding acyl carrier protein: MTTTPSDADTRAQILRLLGEIAPEADLACLNPDVSFRDQLDLDSMDFLNFVVALHKAFHIEIPETDYPKYMTLNGCVAQVAASRT; this comes from the coding sequence ATGACGACCACACCATCCGACGCCGACACCCGCGCGCAAATTCTCCGTCTTCTCGGCGAGATCGCCCCCGAGGCAGACTTGGCCTGCCTCAACCCCGATGTCAGCTTTCGAGACCAGCTCGACCTCGACTCGATGGACTTCCTCAACTTCGTGGTCGCACTGCACAAGGCATTCCACATCGAGATCCCTGAAACCGACTATCCCAAATACATGACTTTGAACGGTTGCGTCGCCCAAGTTGCCGCATCGCGAACATGA
- a CDS encoding nucleotidyltransferase domain-containing protein, with the protein MPASDTCILKVVVGSHAHGLAGPDSDKDFRSVFVLPTAELFRVGFKYQGTRMMKEEDDETAWEIGHFLQLALQGHPLVLETLVAPVVTMDDWGTELRQLFPRLWSAQTAYDSFLNYCENQRKKMLEKKDGRPAKYAAAYVRVLFNLCELLERGSFSIRISETPVGEVVRRIKSGQYRPGEVIDLGEYWSEEAARRLRTCTQQARPDLADAYLLKLRKAFLR; encoded by the coding sequence TTGCCAGCAAGCGACACCTGCATCCTGAAAGTCGTCGTCGGCTCGCATGCGCACGGCCTGGCCGGACCGGACAGCGACAAGGATTTCCGCAGCGTGTTCGTGCTGCCCACCGCTGAATTGTTTCGTGTAGGTTTCAAATACCAAGGCACGAGGATGATGAAGGAAGAAGACGACGAGACCGCCTGGGAAATCGGGCACTTTCTCCAGCTCGCGCTGCAGGGCCATCCCTTGGTGCTGGAAACGCTGGTCGCTCCGGTCGTCACGATGGACGACTGGGGCACGGAGCTCCGGCAACTCTTCCCCCGTCTCTGGTCCGCACAGACCGCCTATGACTCCTTTCTCAACTACTGCGAGAACCAGCGCAAGAAGATGCTGGAGAAAAAGGACGGCAGGCCGGCGAAATACGCCGCGGCCTACGTGCGCGTGCTGTTTAATCTCTGCGAGTTGCTGGAACGCGGCAGCTTCAGTATCAGGATTTCGGAAACTCCGGTCGGCGAAGTCGTGCGTCGGATCAAGTCGGGACAGTACCGGCCCGGTGAAGTCATCGATCTAGGGGAGTACTGGAGTGAAGAGGCCGCTCGCCGTCTTCGCACCTGCACGCAACAGGCGCGCCCGGACCTCGCCGATGCATACCTGCTCAAACTGCGGAAGGCGTTTCTGCGTTAG